A single Elephas maximus indicus isolate mEleMax1 chromosome 2, mEleMax1 primary haplotype, whole genome shotgun sequence DNA region contains:
- the LOC126068025 gene encoding olfactory receptor 2AJ1-like, producing MSCQNNQTSRSDFILLDLFLGTQAPWILFTFTVLALLMALFGNTTIIILTRADFCLHSPMYFPLSQLSIINFLYTSTFVPKMALAFLSGNHHISFIGSGAQLFLFMTLVGAECLLLAAMAYEHYMAICHPLRYPIFMRPLICLLMVVGSWLGALLNALIHVVYTLTLSYCISREIHHFFCEIPALLKLVCVDTSQYEKGLFVSGVIFLLPPISGIMASYGKILSIVLGTGSSVNLRKTLATCSSHMTVVSLFYGVAIIKYLLPKSYHSPEQDVLVSVFYTILTPVLNLLIYSLRIKDVSRALRKVLKNKE from the coding sequence ATGTCATGCCAGAACAACCAGACATCAAGGAGTGATTTCATCCTCTTAGACCTGTTTCTTGGCACTCAGGCTCCCTGGATCCTATTCACTTTCACTGTGCTTGCTCTCCTTATGGCCTTGTTTGGTAACACCACAATAATCATCCTTACTAGGGCTGACTTTTGTCTCCACAGCCCCATGTACTTTCCGCTCAGCCAGCTATCCATTATAAACTTCTTGTATACCTCCACATTTGTCCCCAAAATGGCACTCGCCTTTCTATCTGGGAACCACCACATCTCCTTCATTGGCTCTGGTGCTCAGCTCTTCCTCTTCATGACCCTGGTGGGAGCAGAGTGCCTTCTGCTGGCAGCCATGGCTTATGAGCATTACATGGCCATCTGCCACCCACTGCGCTACCCCATCTTCATGCGTCCCTTGATCTGCCTGCTCATGGTGGTTGGGTCCTGGCTGGGCGCACTGCTAAATGCCTTGATTCATGTAGTCTACACACTGACTCTCTCTTACTGCATCTCCAGGGAAATACATCATTTCTTTTGTGAGATCCCAGCCCTGTTGAAACTGGTCTGTGTGGACACTTCCCAATACGAAAAGGGTCTTTTTGTCAGTGGTgttatttttctccttcctcccatCTCAGGCATCATGGCTTCCTATGGAAAAATACTGTCCATCGTACTGGGAACAGGCtcaagtgtgaacctcaggaaaaCCTTGGCCACTTGCTCTTCTCACATGACTGTAGTGTCTCTATTCTACGGGGTTGCAATCATCAAGTACCTTCTGCCAAAGTCCTACCACTCCCCTGAGCAAGATGTGCTGGTCTCTGTCTTCTACACCATACTTACACCTGTGCTCAACCTCCTTATTTACAGCCTGAGAATCAAGGACGTCTCCAGGGCCCTTAGGAAAGTTCTCAAAAATAAGGAATAA